One Keratinibaculum paraultunense genomic window carries:
- a CDS encoding homoserine dehydrogenase codes for MINIGLLGLGTVGSGVYEIINQQGLFFKNQWNEDIKIKKVLIKHKEKERFVDIDDNLLTLNPKEILDDEEIDIVIDALSDREVAYNCIKNALENNKHVVTASKAVVAPNLCELQYLAKQKRKAFLFEASVGGGIPIINPLKQMIEVDNIVQIEGILNGTTNYILTKMYEEELPFYVALKDAQHKGYAELDPTDDIKGYDTARKLSILSTVAYGQKVNFDYIDCYGIDKIAVEDIYAFKEMDLTPKLIGKSKIKDGNIYAAVEPVLVSKDSSFFSVKDAFNLILLNGLNTGELHFYGQGAGKNPTANSIILDVINIIKGIYESENINIDDNTQEYKPLGFDGKYYFRFTFKDVKDIDLLLEDIVQYSQCKLIKENKNVIAIFEWLSRKNVDEIINKAQGLGVDYFYSRIDG; via the coding sequence ATGATAAATATTGGACTTTTAGGTTTAGGTACTGTGGGTTCTGGAGTATATGAAATTATTAATCAACAAGGTTTGTTTTTTAAAAATCAATGGAATGAAGATATTAAAATTAAAAAGGTATTAATAAAACATAAGGAAAAGGAAAGATTTGTGGATATAGATGATAATTTACTAACTTTAAATCCTAAAGAGATATTAGATGATGAAGAAATAGACATTGTTATAGATGCTTTGAGTGATAGAGAAGTTGCATATAATTGTATAAAAAATGCTTTAGAAAACAATAAACATGTGGTAACGGCTAGCAAAGCTGTGGTAGCTCCTAATCTATGTGAACTTCAATATTTAGCAAAACAAAAAAGAAAAGCATTTTTATTTGAAGCTAGTGTAGGAGGGGGAATCCCCATCATAAATCCATTGAAACAGATGATAGAAGTGGATAATATAGTGCAAATAGAAGGAATATTGAATGGGACTACAAATTATATTTTGACAAAAATGTATGAAGAAGAACTACCTTTTTATGTAGCTTTGAAGGATGCCCAACATAAAGGCTATGCAGAATTAGACCCTACAGATGATATCAAAGGTTATGATACAGCTCGAAAATTATCCATATTGTCTACTGTTGCTTATGGGCAAAAGGTAAATTTTGATTATATTGATTGTTATGGGATAGATAAAATAGCAGTTGAAGATATATATGCTTTTAAAGAAATGGATTTAACCCCTAAGCTCATTGGGAAATCTAAAATTAAAGATGGGAACATCTATGCAGCAGTAGAACCAGTATTGGTTAGTAAGGATTCTTCTTTTTTTAGTGTAAAGGATGCATTTAATTTAATTTTATTAAATGGATTAAATACTGGAGAATTACATTTTTATGGTCAAGGAGCAGGGAAAAATCCTACAGCAAATTCTATAATATTGGATGTAATAAATATTATAAAAGGAATTTATGAGAGTGAAAATATAAATATTGATGATAATACACAGGAGTATAAACCTTTAGGATTTGATGGAAAATATTATTTTAGATTTACTTTTAAAGATGTAAAGGATATTGATCTGTTATTAGAAGACATAGTTCAATATAGTCAATGTAAATTAATTAAAGAGAATAAAAATGTAATAGCAATATTTGAATGGCTTTCAAGAAAAAATGTAGATGAAATAATTAATAAAGCTCAAGGATTAGGTGTAGATTATTTTTATTCAAGAATAGATGGATAA
- a CDS encoding homoserine O-succinyltransferase yields the protein MDFKDEIKVPNIGILNLMPNKIETEKQFFTIFSEILIEVNLHFFRLETYIPKNCDIEYLKENYITFNDIDENFLDGLIITGAPLELKEFHQVKYWEELKSIMEFSKNNIKSTIYICWGALAGLYHHYNIPKNNVNNKIFGIFPHYIVRKDHKLLKGFDDEFLVPHSRYFSIHEKHIKGYEDKLDILATNDEIGAFLIASKDLKEIYLTGHFEYDRDTLKKEYKRDIILGKSINIPKNYFDDEVDEVPKMKWKAHRILFFTNWVLECLLRKGECK from the coding sequence ATGGATTTTAAAGATGAAATTAAAGTTCCTAATATAGGTATATTAAATTTAATGCCTAACAAAATTGAAACAGAAAAGCAGTTTTTCACCATATTTTCTGAAATTTTAATAGAAGTTAATTTACATTTTTTTAGATTAGAAACTTATATTCCTAAAAATTGTGATATTGAATATTTAAAAGAAAATTATATCACTTTTAATGATATAGATGAGAACTTTTTAGATGGATTGATAATAACAGGAGCTCCTTTAGAATTAAAGGAATTTCATCAAGTGAAGTATTGGGAAGAACTTAAATCCATAATGGAATTTTCTAAAAACAATATTAAATCAACTATATATATCTGTTGGGGAGCTTTAGCTGGTTTATATCATCATTATAATATACCAAAAAACAATGTGAACAATAAGATATTTGGTATATTCCCTCATTATATTGTTAGAAAAGATCATAAACTTTTAAAGGGATTTGATGATGAATTTTTAGTTCCCCATTCAAGATATTTCTCAATCCATGAAAAACATATAAAAGGATATGAAGATAAATTGGATATATTGGCAACGAACGACGAAATAGGAGCTTTTTTAATAGCAAGTAAAGATTTAAAGGAGATATATTTAACAGGACATTTTGAATATGATAGGGATACTTTAAAAAAGGAATATAAGCGGGATATCATACTAGGTAAATCTATTAATATTCCTAAGAATTATTTTGATGATGAGGTAGATGAAGTTCCTAAAATGAAATGGAAAGCTCATCGTATATTATTTTTTACAAATTGGGTTTTAGAATGTTTATTGAGGAAAGGAGAATGTAAATGA
- a CDS encoding O-acetylhomoserine aminocarboxypropyltransferase/cysteine synthase family protein, with translation MKRNWKKATICVQGGYDPKAGEPRVLPIYQSTTYKYDDPGRLADIFDLKEEGHMYSRISNPTVAAFEEKINQLEGGVGGLATSSGQAAITIAILNICTKGQHILATSTLYGGTHTLLSTTLKKYGIEVTFVEPNLDIEEILSYAKPNTRAVYTETIGNPALNVLDFEKYSTIAKILDVPLIVDNTFPTPYLCQPFKYGANIVVHSATKYIDGHANNVGGVIVDGGNFNWDNGKYPELTEPDESYHGIRYYEQFKEKAYITKARSQLLRDIGCTLSPFNAFMLNLGTETLHLRMERHSENALKLAEYLKGHEKVSWVNYPKLKEHPDYELSKKYLPLGGSGVLTFGIKGGKDVAEKFMRNLELVSLVVHLGDVRTSVLHPASTTHRQLNTEELKKSGISEDMIRVSVGIENIEDIIQDFERAFSLV, from the coding sequence ATGAAAAGAAATTGGAAAAAAGCAACAATATGTGTACAAGGAGGATATGATCCAAAAGCAGGAGAACCACGAGTGCTTCCTATTTATCAAAGCACTACATATAAGTATGATGATCCAGGTAGATTAGCAGATATTTTTGATTTAAAGGAAGAAGGACATATGTATTCTAGGATTAGCAATCCTACAGTAGCAGCTTTTGAAGAAAAAATAAATCAATTAGAAGGTGGAGTAGGGGGATTAGCTACTTCATCAGGTCAAGCAGCTATAACTATTGCAATACTCAATATATGTACTAAAGGGCAACATATACTTGCTACATCTACATTATATGGAGGTACTCATACTCTTTTATCTACAACTTTAAAAAAATACGGGATAGAAGTTACCTTTGTAGAGCCTAATTTAGATATAGAGGAGATACTTTCTTATGCAAAACCTAACACAAGAGCTGTTTATACAGAAACTATAGGAAATCCTGCATTAAACGTGCTTGATTTTGAAAAGTATTCAACTATTGCAAAAATACTAGATGTACCATTAATTGTTGACAATACTTTTCCTACACCTTATTTATGTCAGCCTTTTAAATATGGAGCAAATATTGTAGTACATTCAGCCACCAAATATATAGATGGTCATGCTAATAATGTAGGGGGAGTAATAGTAGATGGAGGTAATTTTAATTGGGATAATGGCAAATACCCAGAATTAACAGAACCTGATGAAAGTTATCATGGTATAAGATATTATGAACAATTTAAAGAGAAGGCTTATATAACTAAGGCTAGAAGTCAGCTCCTTAGAGATATTGGATGTACCTTAAGTCCTTTTAATGCATTTATGTTAAATCTTGGAACTGAAACTTTACATTTGAGAATGGAAAGGCATAGTGAAAATGCATTAAAATTAGCAGAATACTTAAAGGGGCATGAAAAAGTATCATGGGTCAATTATCCAAAATTAAAGGAACATCCTGACTATGAATTGAGTAAAAAATACTTACCTTTAGGGGGAAGTGGAGTACTTACATTTGGAATAAAGGGAGGTAAAGATGTAGCTGAAAAGTTTATGAGAAATTTAGAATTGGTTTCATTAGTGGTACATTTAGGAGATGTAAGAACATCCGTACTTCATCCTGCTTCAACTACTCATAGACAATTAAATACGGAAGAGCTAAAAAAATCAGGAATCTCGGAAGATATGATAAGGGTATCTGTAGGTATAGAAAATATAGAGGATATTATTCAAGATTTTGAAAGGGCATTTAGTTTAGTATAA
- the folK gene encoding 2-amino-4-hydroxy-6-hydroxymethyldihydropteridine diphosphokinase produces the protein MNIVYISFGSNIGDREKAIEDALNLVNQNEMRITNKSSIIETEPYGYTEQPTFLNGVIEVETELSCREVLERLLQIEKEVGRVRKFKWGPRLIDLDILFFNDEVYNEEDLIVPHPDMQNRYFVLKPLCEICPDFVHPILKKKVSELLENL, from the coding sequence ATGAATATAGTGTATATTAGTTTTGGAAGTAATATTGGTGATAGGGAAAAAGCCATAGAAGATGCATTAAATTTGGTAAATCAAAACGAAATGAGGATAACCAATAAATCGAGCATAATAGAAACAGAACCTTATGGATATACAGAACAACCTACTTTTTTAAATGGAGTAATAGAGGTAGAAACAGAATTAAGCTGTAGAGAAGTATTAGAAAGACTTCTTCAAATAGAAAAAGAAGTGGGACGAGTTAGAAAATTCAAATGGGGACCAAGACTTATAGATTTGGATATTTTGTTTTTTAATGATGAGGTATATAACGAGGAGGATTTAATAGTTCCTCATCCAGATATGCAAAATAGATATTTTGTTCTTAAGCCATTGTGTGAAATATGTCCAGACTTTGTTCATCCTATTTTAAAAAAGAAAGTTAGTGAACTTTTAGAGAATTTATAA
- the folP gene encoding dihydropteroate synthase, which yields MRYIELKDGSIYKFENMKIMGILNATDNSFYPKSRVGNVENAVNRAMKMIEDGADILDIGGESTRPGSDPITVDEEIDRVVPIIKGIREKGKDILISVDTYRSKTAEEAIKAGADIINDISAMTFDENMANVVKKYNVPVILMHIKGTPKNMQKNPHYDDVVKEVQDYFKERIQYAKDKGIKEEKIILDPGIGFGKNFQHNMELIRNIDRFFIFNLPILLAVSRKTSIGEALGGLPVDERLEGTMAISCYAAMKDVDIVRVHDVLENKRAVDMIEVLK from the coding sequence ATGAGATATATTGAATTAAAAGATGGAAGTATATATAAATTTGAAAACATGAAAATAATGGGTATATTGAATGCAACTGACAATTCTTTTTATCCTAAATCAAGGGTAGGTAATGTAGAAAATGCAGTAAATAGGGCTATGAAAATGATAGAAGATGGTGCAGATATATTAGATATAGGAGGAGAATCTACTAGACCTGGTTCTGACCCTATAACTGTTGATGAAGAAATAGATAGAGTAGTCCCTATTATTAAGGGAATTAGAGAAAAGGGCAAAGATATACTGATTTCTGTAGATACTTATAGAAGTAAAACTGCAGAAGAAGCTATAAAAGCTGGAGCAGATATAATAAATGATATATCGGCTATGACTTTTGATGAAAATATGGCAAATGTAGTTAAAAAATATAATGTACCAGTTATACTTATGCATATAAAGGGAACCCCTAAAAATATGCAAAAAAATCCTCATTATGATGATGTTGTAAAGGAAGTACAGGATTATTTTAAAGAAAGAATACAATATGCTAAAGATAAGGGAATTAAAGAAGAGAAAATAATACTTGATCCAGGAATAGGATTTGGGAAAAATTTTCAACACAATATGGAACTTATAAGGAATATAGATAGATTTTTTATATTCAATTTGCCAATACTTCTTGCAGTATCAAGAAAAACTTCTATAGGCGAAGCTTTAGGTGGACTGCCAGTTGATGAACGTTTGGAAGGGACTATGGCTATTTCTTGTTATGCAGCCATGAAAGACGTAGATATTGTAAGGGTTCATGATGTATTAGAAAACAAGAGAGCTGTAGATATGATAGAGGTATTAAAATGA
- the folE2 gene encoding GTP cyclohydrolase FolE2: MIDIQKEIDTRDIALKNVGIKDFKWPILVLDRENKNQRTIANIDASVGLCHNIKGTHMSRFVEIIKEIKEVSPKTIEEILENMMVKLDSKSAYMKIEFDYFIKKVSPVTEIEALSDIKCRYEASKEEQFKLLMGVTIPVITLCPCSKAISKFGAHNQRAIVDILVDMNSLVWIEEMVEIAEESASSPVYPLLKRKDEKHVTEQSYLKPRFVEDVVREVALRLERNKRIDWYSVKVESIESIHNHTAFAYTEKGYIL, translated from the coding sequence ATGATAGATATACAAAAGGAAATAGATACAAGAGATATCGCACTTAAAAATGTAGGTATTAAAGATTTCAAATGGCCTATATTGGTTTTAGATAGAGAAAATAAAAATCAAAGAACCATTGCTAATATAGATGCATCTGTAGGGCTTTGTCATAATATAAAAGGAACTCATATGAGCAGATTTGTGGAGATTATTAAAGAAATAAAAGAAGTTTCACCTAAAACTATTGAGGAAATTTTAGAGAATATGATGGTGAAATTAGATTCTAAATCAGCTTATATGAAAATAGAGTTTGATTATTTTATTAAAAAAGTATCGCCTGTTACTGAAATAGAAGCTTTATCAGATATAAAATGTCGATATGAAGCATCAAAAGAGGAACAATTCAAGCTTTTAATGGGAGTTACTATACCTGTAATTACCCTATGTCCTTGTTCTAAAGCCATAAGTAAATTTGGTGCTCATAATCAAAGAGCAATTGTAGATATCCTAGTGGATATGAATAGCTTAGTTTGGATTGAAGAAATGGTTGAAATAGCTGAAGAAAGCGCTAGCTCGCCTGTTTATCCTCTTCTTAAAAGGAAAGATGAAAAACATGTTACAGAACAATCCTATTTAAAACCAAGATTTGTTGAAGATGTGGTAAGAGAAGTAGCCTTAAGACTTGAGAGAAATAAAAGGATTGATTGGTATAGTGTAAAGGTGGAGAGTATAGAAAGTATTCATAATCATACTGCTTTTGCTTATACAGAAAAGGGCTACATATTATAG
- the queD gene encoding 6-carboxytetrahydropterin synthase QueD has protein sequence MILVKEFEFDAAHNLVNYHGKCENLHGHTYKLVIKLEGKPDHEGMVYDFVELKKLVNEKIINIFDHSYLNNIIPQPTAENIAIYTWNNLKEHIDRNNCRLYEVQVWETKTSGIVYRGE, from the coding sequence ATGATTTTAGTAAAGGAATTTGAGTTTGATGCAGCTCATAACCTTGTTAATTATCATGGAAAATGTGAAAATTTACATGGTCATACTTATAAACTAGTGATAAAATTAGAAGGAAAACCAGATCATGAGGGTATGGTATATGATTTTGTAGAGCTTAAAAAATTAGTAAATGAAAAAATAATAAATATATTTGACCATTCCTATTTAAACAATATTATTCCTCAACCTACAGCTGAAAATATAGCCATATATACTTGGAATAATCTTAAAGAACATATAGATAGAAATAATTGTAGACTTTATGAAGTTCAAGTATGGGAAACAAAAACTAGTGGTATTGTATATAGAGGTGAGTAA
- a CDS encoding flavodoxin family protein has product MKKVLALMGSPRIKKNTDILLDWVLKGIEDKRYEINKIYIKEENILPCRGCNYCGSTGECVIKDDMEKLYNKFDSGDIFILASPLYFNSVSGITKNLIDRCQRYWSIKYKLGEDYKRHFERKGIFLAVGGAKYSHDHFSHAIPTIDLFFKAINADYVGNYLVSDTDTLPVWEREDIRDELYEIGYNIGEIKNFYIHR; this is encoded by the coding sequence ATGAAAAAGGTATTAGCTTTAATGGGGAGCCCCAGAATTAAAAAAAATACCGATATATTGTTAGATTGGGTATTAAAGGGAATAGAAGATAAGAGATATGAAATAAATAAAATTTATATTAAAGAGGAAAATATTTTACCTTGTAGAGGATGTAATTATTGTGGTAGTACAGGGGAATGTGTAATAAAAGATGATATGGAAAAGCTGTATAATAAGTTTGATAGTGGAGATATATTTATATTGGCTTCTCCCTTGTATTTTAATTCTGTAAGTGGTATTACTAAAAATTTAATAGATAGATGCCAAAGATATTGGTCAATTAAATATAAATTAGGAGAAGATTATAAAAGGCATTTTGAAAGAAAAGGTATATTTTTAGCAGTGGGAGGTGCTAAATATTCTCACGATCATTTTTCCCATGCTATTCCAACGATTGATTTATTTTTTAAAGCCATAAATGCAGATTATGTGGGCAATTATTTAGTATCAGATACAGATACTTTACCTGTATGGGAAAGGGAAGATATTAGAGACGAATTATATGAAATAGGTTATAATATAGGGGAAATTAAAAATTTTTATATTCATAGATAG
- a CDS encoding MATE family efflux transporter: protein MGKNISNNENAIIRKKILSMILPITMENLLEMLAGFVSMAMIGRISTIAISSLGISNRIINIVWALFKGIATGASVFVAQAYGANDHEKMRKVTLQTIISSLILAFILQQLIFWNAPFFLKMFDPSSALLENATIHLKIASWGLPFLTIILIVAGILQGTGNAKTPMRIAFIMNLLNLGFSYALIFGHFGFKPMGLKGAAISTVLAQIIASLLGLWVLFSQRGILSYSTGKNSFKLDKEEVVSIYKVGLPSSFESIFWQIAAIIITKIILSHGEVALAAYQLGLQAESISYMPAAGFGVAATTFIGQTLGSGEKELGKKYLKQLIVGTIIITIFTAGILILFPEQVMRILTDEEEVIKIGIGYLFVMGFAQLPLNIAGVINGALRGAGYTKVPMIVAGIGLWGIRVPLCLLMTYYFKKSIMAIWIIIGIDMATRLITSCLIYKSKDIYGSELLIDNKRK, encoded by the coding sequence ATGGGAAAAAATATATCTAATAATGAAAATGCAATAATAAGAAAAAAAATATTATCAATGATATTACCAATAACTATGGAAAATCTTCTTGAAATGTTGGCAGGATTTGTATCTATGGCTATGATAGGGAGAATAAGTACTATAGCTATAAGTTCTTTAGGTATTAGTAATAGAATTATCAATATAGTGTGGGCACTTTTTAAAGGCATTGCTACAGGTGCTTCAGTTTTTGTGGCACAAGCTTATGGAGCTAATGATCATGAAAAGATGAGAAAGGTGACCTTGCAGACAATTATATCTTCTCTTATTTTAGCATTCATTCTTCAACAGCTGATATTTTGGAATGCACCTTTTTTCTTAAAAATGTTTGATCCAAGTTCTGCTCTTTTGGAAAATGCAACTATACATTTAAAAATAGCTTCATGGGGATTGCCATTTTTAACTATAATTTTAATTGTAGCAGGAATACTTCAAGGAACAGGAAATGCTAAAACTCCTATGCGAATTGCATTTATAATGAATCTATTAAATTTAGGTTTTAGCTATGCTTTGATATTTGGACATTTTGGTTTTAAGCCTATGGGGCTTAAAGGAGCTGCTATCTCTACAGTATTAGCTCAAATTATTGCGTCTTTATTAGGATTATGGGTTTTATTTAGTCAAAGAGGAATTTTAAGCTATTCTACTGGTAAAAATTCATTTAAGTTGGATAAAGAAGAAGTAGTTTCCATATATAAAGTAGGTTTACCTTCTTCTTTTGAGTCAATATTTTGGCAGATAGCAGCTATAATAATTACTAAAATAATCCTTAGTCATGGAGAGGTGGCTCTTGCAGCTTACCAATTAGGATTACAGGCAGAGTCCATATCCTATATGCCAGCTGCAGGTTTTGGTGTAGCAGCTACTACTTTTATAGGACAAACTCTAGGTTCTGGAGAAAAAGAGCTAGGGAAGAAATATCTAAAGCAATTAATAGTAGGAACAATTATTATCACTATATTTACAGCAGGAATATTGATACTATTTCCAGAACAGGTTATGAGAATATTGACTGATGAAGAAGAAGTTATAAAAATAGGTATTGGCTATTTGTTTGTTATGGGATTTGCTCAATTACCTCTTAATATAGCAGGTGTAATCAATGGTGCATTGAGAGGAGCAGGTTATACCAAAGTTCCTATGATTGTAGCAGGAATAGGTCTTTGGGGTATTAGAGTTCCCCTTTGTTTATTAATGACATATTATTTTAAAAAAAGCATTATGGCAATATGGATAATTATTGGTATAGATATGGCTACAAGACTCATAACTAGTTGTTTAATTTATAAATCTAAGGATATATATGGAAGTGAATTATTGATAGATAATAAAAGAAAGTAG